From one Burkholderia pyrrocinia genomic stretch:
- a CDS encoding PDR/VanB family oxidoreductase, translating into MQANRHQVRIDALIDAAQDIRCFRVSRVDGQPFDAYEPGAHIDVTAPSGITRQYSLCGNPDERGSYLFAVKKEAQSRGGSRSLHDDVTVGAELSIGGPRNLFRLTDDASEHVLIAAGIGITPLLSMAYALHKRGARYRLHYFARSRELAAFVDELSAEPFASHVTFHYGVEPDALAMELGRCVESIDAHAHVYTCGPGPFMDAVVAAAATRIPEDSIHLERFAAEPATTTIDANASTGPADGFEVRLQRSGQSVRVTPDTSIVDALARIGIEVDTSCGEGVCGTCMVPVIDGEPDHRDHCLSKAERASNTVICCCVSRARSAVLVLDL; encoded by the coding sequence ATGCAAGCGAACCGCCACCAGGTCCGGATCGACGCGCTGATCGACGCGGCGCAGGACATCCGCTGTTTCCGGGTTTCGCGCGTCGACGGCCAGCCGTTCGACGCGTACGAACCGGGTGCCCATATCGACGTCACCGCACCGTCCGGCATCACGCGACAATACTCGCTGTGCGGCAACCCCGACGAGCGCGGCAGCTACCTGTTCGCGGTCAAGAAGGAAGCGCAGTCGCGCGGCGGCTCGCGTTCGCTGCACGACGACGTGACAGTCGGCGCCGAGCTGTCGATCGGCGGCCCGCGCAACCTGTTTCGTCTGACGGATGATGCGAGCGAACACGTGCTGATCGCGGCCGGCATCGGCATCACGCCGCTGCTGTCGATGGCGTATGCGCTGCACAAGCGCGGCGCGCGCTACCGGTTGCATTACTTCGCGCGCAGCCGCGAGCTCGCGGCATTCGTCGACGAACTGTCGGCCGAGCCGTTCGCGTCGCACGTGACGTTCCACTATGGTGTCGAGCCCGACGCGCTCGCGATGGAACTCGGCCGCTGCGTCGAATCGATCGATGCGCACGCCCATGTCTATACGTGCGGCCCGGGGCCGTTCATGGATGCGGTCGTCGCGGCGGCAGCGACGCGCATTCCCGAGGATTCGATCCATCTCGAACGCTTCGCGGCGGAACCGGCCACCACCACCATCGATGCCAACGCCAGCACCGGCCCGGCCGACGGCTTCGAAGTGCGCCTTCAGCGCAGCGGACAATCGGTGCGCGTCACACCCGACACGTCGATCGTCGACGCGCTCGCGCGGATCGGCATCGAGGTCGACACGTCATGCGGCGAAGGCGTGTGCGGCACCTGCATGGTGCCCGTCATCGACGGCGAGCCCGATCATCGCGATCACTGCCTCAGCAAGGCCGAACGCGCGAGCAACACGGTGATCTGCTGCTGCGTGTCGCGCGCGCGCTCGGCGGTGCTGGTTCTCGATCTCTGA
- a CDS encoding IS701 family transposase: MDWETSFEAYLEHLCEALGHNDRDSGLRGYCQGLMLPIRRKSVEPLAAHLEPERVSARHQSLHHFVAKSEWSDTALLEQVRRWVLPHMDPAGGLYWIIDDTGFPKKGRHSVGVARQYCGQLGKQDNCQVAVSLSVATEDASLPVSYRLYLPREWSDDPARREKAGVPEEIEFATKPAIATGQLREARQSGAPDGVVLADAGYGDDTSFREAVSELGLQYAVGIRSNTRVWAPGTAPLPPEPSAGKSGRPRSLLRRAPGHEPIGVKDLASTLDASCYRNVIWREGTCATLSSRFAAVRVRASHRDYWRSTLRDEEWLLIEWPEGDPEPLKYWLSTLPPDTTLERMVHVAKMRWRIERDYQDLKQEFGLGHFEGRGWCGFHHHASLCIAAYGFLVAQRLIQGDSKKNSAIRDPFALPSDYVPRGSPARAAPRG; encoded by the coding sequence ATGGACTGGGAGACATCATTCGAGGCGTATCTGGAACATTTGTGTGAGGCGCTTGGGCATAACGATCGCGACTCAGGATTGAGGGGCTATTGCCAAGGGCTGATGCTGCCAATTCGGCGCAAGAGCGTCGAGCCGCTGGCGGCACATCTGGAACCGGAACGTGTAAGCGCGCGACACCAGTCGCTGCACCATTTCGTGGCGAAGTCGGAATGGTCCGATACGGCGCTGCTCGAGCAAGTGCGGCGCTGGGTGCTGCCGCACATGGACCCGGCTGGCGGGTTGTACTGGATCATTGACGACACGGGTTTTCCCAAGAAGGGCAGGCATTCGGTCGGCGTAGCGCGGCAATACTGCGGCCAGTTGGGCAAGCAGGACAACTGCCAAGTTGCGGTGAGTCTATCGGTGGCGACGGAAGACGCGAGCCTACCGGTGTCGTATCGACTGTATCTGCCGCGTGAATGGAGCGACGATCCTGCTCGACGAGAGAAAGCCGGCGTGCCCGAGGAAATCGAGTTTGCAACCAAACCGGCGATTGCGACCGGGCAGTTGCGCGAAGCACGGCAAAGCGGCGCGCCCGACGGTGTCGTTTTGGCCGATGCAGGGTATGGAGACGACACGTCGTTTCGCGAGGCCGTCAGCGAGCTCGGGCTGCAGTATGCGGTGGGGATTCGCTCGAACACGCGCGTATGGGCGCCGGGCACCGCTCCTCTACCGCCTGAGCCCTCCGCGGGGAAATCGGGCCGGCCGCGTAGCTTGTTGCGGCGCGCGCCGGGACATGAGCCGATTGGAGTCAAGGATCTGGCATCGACGCTCGACGCCTCGTGCTATCGCAACGTGATATGGCGCGAAGGCACGTGCGCCACGCTCAGTTCGCGCTTTGCCGCCGTGCGCGTGCGTGCTTCACACCGCGATTACTGGCGGTCCACACTGCGCGATGAGGAATGGCTGCTGATCGAATGGCCCGAAGGTGATCCGGAGCCACTCAAATATTGGCTTTCGACTTTGCCCCCAGACACGACGCTCGAACGCATGGTTCATGTTGCCAAGATGCGCTGGCGTATCGAGCGGGATTATCAGGATCTCAAGCAGGAATTCGGCCTGGGACACTTCGAAGGCCGTGGCTGGTGTGGATTCCATCACCATGCATCGTTGTGTATTGCTGCCTATGGGTTTCTTGTTGCTCAACGCCTCATTCAAGGCGACAGTAAAAAAAACTCCGCGATCCGCGACCCATTTGCCTTACCCTCGGATTACGTGCCACGCGGGTCCCCAGCGCGCGCAGCGCCACGTGGCTGA
- a CDS encoding LysR family transcriptional regulator translates to MTSVDHLDLNLLRVFQAIVEERSLTKAGERLALSQPAVSYSLGRLRTLFDDPLFVRTRSGMQPTPVALELASIVGEALDMVRVALRYAERFDPATSTRTFRLSLSDAGEMAYLPAICQALRERAPRATLSVQPMPVEEIEEALRASRLDFAIGNLPELMPRTRHQVLFEETYVCMTGRRRGLPAGAALNLEQFVRAAHVNVKSVEHSHHALDDALRAQGVGRNIALEVPHFVALPSVLSVTDLYATLPKRLAQILNRDNAFRLYDLPVTLPPAPVTMHWHEHFHEDEGNAWMRALLAEIVERFDDA, encoded by the coding sequence ATGACGTCGGTCGATCATCTCGATCTGAACCTGTTGCGCGTGTTCCAGGCGATCGTCGAGGAACGCAGCCTGACGAAGGCCGGCGAGCGGCTCGCGCTGTCGCAGCCGGCCGTCAGCTATTCGCTCGGCCGGCTGCGCACGCTGTTCGACGATCCGCTGTTCGTGCGCACGCGCTCGGGCATGCAGCCGACGCCGGTCGCGCTCGAACTCGCGAGCATCGTCGGCGAGGCGCTCGACATGGTGCGCGTGGCGCTGCGCTACGCGGAGCGCTTCGATCCGGCCACCAGCACGCGCACGTTCCGACTGTCGCTGTCGGACGCGGGCGAGATGGCGTACCTGCCGGCGATCTGCCAGGCGCTGCGCGAGCGCGCGCCGCGCGCGACGCTGAGCGTGCAGCCGATGCCGGTGGAGGAGATCGAGGAAGCGCTGCGCGCGAGCCGGCTGGATTTCGCGATCGGCAACCTGCCGGAACTGATGCCGCGCACGCGCCACCAGGTGCTGTTCGAGGAAACCTACGTGTGCATGACGGGCCGCCGGCGCGGGTTGCCGGCCGGCGCGGCGCTGAATCTCGAACAGTTCGTGCGCGCCGCGCACGTCAACGTGAAATCGGTCGAGCACAGCCACCACGCGCTCGACGACGCATTGCGCGCGCAGGGCGTGGGCCGCAACATTGCGCTCGAAGTGCCGCACTTCGTCGCGCTGCCGAGCGTGCTGTCGGTCACGGATCTCTATGCGACGCTGCCGAAGCGGCTCGCGCAGATCCTGAATCGCGACAACGCGTTCCGGCTTTACGACCTGCCCGTGACGCTGCCGCCCGCGCCGGTGACGATGCACTGGCACGAGCACTTCCATGAGGACGAGGGCAACGCGTGGATGCGCGCGCTGCTGGCCGAGATCGTCGAGCGTTTCGACGACGCGTGA
- a CDS encoding aromatic ring-hydroxylating oxygenase subunit alpha: MSDIPYQTIDTRALHGLAQPDRIAPAMYHDPALFEAELDRIFYRTWIWVAHESELPQPGDFITTTIGRQPVIVVRDRTGEINVLQNRCRHRGATVCESHKGNAKGFTCPYHSWSYALDGTLRALPYGDGYEGVCEKGDLPLVKLRVGVYQGLIFASFNDDIEPLDDFLGGAKPWIDLFMKQGAGYPIKANGEHKFKFKGNWKIQLENTTDLYHFPVVHKSWMKSIDDETAAAITSFMTSEDAFCRGLGNGHSLAVLMPELIDLDEDDGAPLPERFAPLAAKLAERHAPDEVRRIVRSLMGVGFNLNLFPNLALSMAFFRVLRPISANETEIRHVALAMDGGPDEANRERLRIHEHFQGPFGFGSPDDAEAWERVQRGAHAGPDVPILVNRGLNRETTAANGEKTAHATDETGMREAYQQWRKMMEQQ; encoded by the coding sequence ATGAGCGACATTCCCTATCAGACGATCGATACCCGCGCGTTGCACGGTCTCGCGCAGCCCGACCGCATCGCGCCCGCGATGTATCACGATCCGGCGCTGTTCGAAGCCGAGCTCGACCGCATCTTCTACCGCACCTGGATCTGGGTCGCGCACGAGAGCGAGCTGCCGCAGCCCGGCGACTTCATCACGACGACGATCGGCCGCCAGCCGGTGATCGTCGTGCGCGACAGGACCGGCGAGATCAACGTGCTGCAGAACCGCTGCCGCCATCGCGGCGCGACCGTGTGCGAATCGCACAAGGGCAACGCGAAGGGCTTCACGTGCCCGTATCACAGCTGGTCGTACGCGCTCGACGGCACGCTGCGCGCGCTGCCGTACGGCGACGGCTACGAAGGCGTGTGCGAGAAAGGCGACCTGCCGCTCGTGAAGCTGCGCGTCGGCGTGTACCAGGGGCTGATCTTCGCGAGCTTCAACGACGACATCGAACCGCTCGACGATTTCCTCGGCGGCGCGAAGCCGTGGATCGACCTATTCATGAAGCAGGGCGCCGGCTACCCGATCAAGGCGAACGGCGAGCACAAGTTCAAGTTCAAGGGCAACTGGAAGATCCAGCTCGAGAACACGACCGACCTCTATCACTTCCCGGTCGTGCACAAGTCGTGGATGAAGTCGATCGACGACGAGACGGCCGCCGCGATCACGAGCTTCATGACGAGCGAGGACGCGTTCTGCCGCGGGCTCGGCAACGGCCACAGCCTCGCGGTGCTGATGCCCGAGCTGATCGATCTCGACGAGGACGACGGCGCGCCGCTGCCCGAGCGCTTCGCGCCGCTCGCGGCGAAGCTCGCCGAGCGCCACGCGCCGGACGAGGTGCGCCGCATCGTGCGCTCGCTGATGGGTGTCGGCTTCAACCTGAACCTGTTCCCGAACCTCGCGTTGTCGATGGCGTTCTTCCGCGTGCTGCGGCCGATCTCCGCGAACGAAACCGAGATCCGCCACGTCGCGCTCGCGATGGACGGCGGCCCCGACGAAGCGAACCGCGAGCGGCTGCGCATCCACGAGCACTTCCAGGGCCCGTTCGGCTTCGGCAGCCCCGACGACGCGGAAGCGTGGGAGCGCGTGCAGCGCGGCGCGCATGCAGGCCCCGACGTGCCGATCCTCGTGAATCGCGGGCTGAACCGCGAGACGACCGCCGCGAACGGCGAAAAGACCGCGCATGCGACCGACGAGACCGGCATGCGCGAGGCCTACCAGCAATGGCGCAAGATGATGGAGCAGCAATGA
- a CDS encoding aromatic-ring-hydroxylating dioxygenase subunit beta: MMDDRNALFSQQTFARAVEFVWREAEMLDRRDYRAWLDLWDPAGHYVVPIDPDATDFAATLNYVFDDHDMREKRVQRMVSGYSASATDAARTVRTVSRFTLESGSADTVELKSAQVVVAYKRGVATLFAADVTHRLHVDAEGEMRIAEKVVRLIDSTEALSAIGFLL, translated from the coding sequence ATGATGGACGACCGCAACGCCCTGTTCTCGCAGCAAACCTTCGCCCGCGCGGTCGAATTCGTGTGGCGCGAAGCCGAGATGCTCGACCGCCGCGACTATCGCGCATGGCTCGACCTGTGGGATCCGGCCGGCCACTACGTGGTGCCGATCGATCCCGACGCGACCGACTTCGCGGCGACGCTGAACTACGTGTTCGACGACCACGACATGCGCGAGAAGCGCGTGCAGCGGATGGTATCCGGTTACTCGGCGTCGGCGACCGACGCGGCACGCACGGTGCGCACCGTGTCGCGCTTCACGCTGGAAAGCGGCAGCGCCGATACCGTCGAGCTGAAATCCGCGCAGGTCGTCGTCGCGTACAAGCGCGGCGTCGCGACGCTGTTCGCGGCCGACGTCACGCACCGGCTGCACGTCGATGCCGAAGGCGAGATGCGGATCGCCGAGAAGGTCGTGCGCCTGATCGACTCGACCGAAGCGCTCAGCGCGATCGGTTTCCTGCTGTAA
- a CDS encoding 2-hydroxymuconate tautomerase family protein, which produces MPTLEVFLPAGHDDARKAELIVRLTGATVDAIGAPVESVRVLLTELPATHFGLGGRSAADGAPPSLPVIVAILIAGRTDEQKRALIAALSDAGANVLDAPLQATRVIIKDIPNTDFGIGGQTARALGR; this is translated from the coding sequence ATGCCCACACTCGAAGTTTTCCTGCCGGCCGGCCATGACGACGCCCGCAAGGCCGAACTGATCGTGCGGCTGACCGGTGCGACCGTCGACGCGATCGGCGCGCCGGTCGAATCCGTGCGCGTGCTGCTCACCGAACTGCCCGCGACGCACTTCGGCCTCGGCGGCCGCAGTGCCGCGGACGGCGCGCCGCCGTCTCTGCCCGTGATCGTCGCGATCCTGATCGCCGGGCGCACCGATGAACAAAAACGCGCGCTGATCGCCGCGTTGTCCGATGCCGGCGCGAACGTGCTCGACGCGCCGCTGCAGGCGACGCGCGTGATCATCAAGGACATTCCGAACACCGACTTCGGCATCGGCGGCCAGACCGCGCGGGCGCTGGGGCGCTGA
- a CDS encoding sensor histidine kinase, whose product MRSARAGAMLGFRPRDAARLHPNPIMSFPDEDDFHRLLDALTTCVLLHDAQTKAIVWANRAACIALGFSVEELLPLKAPDMTRPEPKYRREIGVSAMDRAIVDGPQVYEWCYRSRTGVDMLSEAIATYVPLRGRDVVMVQFRDISAEEAIRQQLRRYEARLREFMQDLDEGVAVVSPHGGAQFISESGRRVLGLAPDEALGEVLDYCTEADRDRLVAQLRDAPSTCPSEPQRYRIVRRDGSTCWLRITCRQVEIEGDLDGLLVQFRDVSDEVAIEDARRAEARMLEYAGRYNAMGEMATVIAHELSQPLAAVRNFIEGAVRRLNGNGAVDDTIWGLRSADRQAEHAALIIKSVREFIVKRETVVAVADLRDILADVAYFIELRAKEAGVTVAIVQADAPLPIRCERVLIGQVILNLAFNAIEAFAGCERVPRTLTLGTANVDGYAELRAIDNGPGIAEGAHDRLFDGFSSSKAGGNGIGLSLCKSIVTRHGGRIGASPADGGGLDCRVTLPLAGEHA is encoded by the coding sequence ATGCGATCGGCGCGCGCCGGTGCTATGTTGGGTTTCCGGCCGCGCGATGCCGCGCGCCTTCATCCGAATCCGATCATGAGTTTTCCCGACGAAGACGATTTCCACCGGCTGCTCGACGCGCTGACGACCTGCGTGCTGTTGCACGACGCGCAGACCAAGGCGATCGTGTGGGCGAATCGCGCCGCGTGCATCGCGCTCGGCTTTTCCGTCGAGGAACTGCTGCCGCTGAAGGCGCCGGACATGACGCGTCCCGAGCCGAAGTACCGGCGCGAGATCGGCGTGAGCGCGATGGACCGCGCGATCGTCGACGGGCCGCAGGTGTACGAGTGGTGCTACCGGTCGCGCACGGGCGTCGACATGCTGTCGGAGGCGATCGCCACCTATGTGCCGCTGCGCGGGCGCGATGTCGTGATGGTGCAGTTCCGCGACATCAGCGCGGAAGAAGCGATTCGCCAGCAACTGCGCCGCTACGAGGCGCGGCTGCGCGAGTTCATGCAGGATCTCGACGAAGGCGTCGCGGTCGTGTCGCCGCACGGCGGCGCGCAGTTCATCAGCGAGTCGGGGCGTCGCGTGCTCGGGCTTGCGCCCGACGAAGCGCTCGGCGAGGTGCTCGACTACTGCACCGAGGCCGATCGCGACCGGCTCGTCGCGCAGTTGCGCGATGCGCCGTCGACGTGTCCGTCCGAGCCGCAGCGCTACCGGATCGTGCGGCGCGACGGCTCGACGTGCTGGCTGCGCATCACGTGCCGGCAGGTCGAGATCGAAGGCGATCTCGACGGGCTGCTCGTACAGTTCCGCGATGTCAGCGACGAAGTCGCGATCGAGGACGCGCGGCGCGCCGAGGCGCGGATGCTCGAATACGCGGGCCGCTACAACGCGATGGGCGAGATGGCGACGGTGATCGCGCACGAACTGAGCCAGCCGCTCGCGGCCGTGCGCAACTTCATCGAGGGCGCGGTGCGACGGCTGAACGGCAACGGCGCCGTCGACGACACGATCTGGGGGCTGCGCAGCGCGGATCGGCAGGCCGAACATGCGGCGCTGATCATCAAGAGCGTGCGCGAATTCATCGTGAAGCGCGAGACGGTCGTCGCGGTTGCCGACCTGCGAGACATCCTTGCCGATGTCGCGTATTTCATCGAGTTGCGCGCGAAGGAGGCCGGCGTGACGGTCGCGATCGTGCAGGCCGATGCGCCGCTGCCGATCCGCTGCGAACGCGTGTTGATCGGGCAGGTGATTCTCAATCTCGCGTTCAACGCGATCGAAGCGTTCGCCGGCTGCGAGCGCGTGCCGCGCACGCTGACGCTCGGCACCGCGAACGTGGACGGGTACGCCGAGCTGCGCGCGATCGACAACGGCCCGGGCATCGCAGAAGGCGCGCACGACCGGCTGTTCGACGGCTTCTCGTCGTCGAAGGCCGGCGGCAACGGGATCGGGTTGTCGCTGTGCAAGAGCATCGTCACGCGCCACGGCGGCAGGATCGGCGCGAGCCCGGCCGACGGCGGCGGGCTCGACTGCCGCGTGACGCTGCCGCTCGCTGGTGAGCACGCGTAG
- a CDS encoding acyl-CoA dehydrogenase family protein encodes MPQAALAIEPVPTSPPEAGDLAGRLSPFDAVIETVAARREEFDRLSHVPRDVIALFKQAGIYRAGTPRRFGGDALAPTAFLDMIERIATADGSAAWVASFGSANVYLAALPLETQAELYASGPDQVFAGGLFPVQPAQPAPGGWRVNGTWKFASGCKGADWLGVGIAVPGAQDAVPNKPRTAVFRAADVEIVENWSVVGMQGTGSHDLRIDDRFVPEAWTFVRGGEPTVDEPLYRYPTVAYAAQVLAVVNLGLARAALDVVNRMSGGRQTTTGAPRLADRAYFRIELAKAEAQLRSARAFFYDATDTVWQSILAGNPVTPDQVSLLRLAATQIAREGASVVERAYRLGGTAAIYRSHPLQRLLRDAMVVTQHAFLAEGNFDGAGAVITGVTPFPGYL; translated from the coding sequence ATGCCCCAAGCCGCCCTCGCCATCGAACCCGTGCCGACCTCGCCGCCCGAGGCGGGCGACCTGGCCGGGCGGCTGTCGCCGTTCGACGCCGTGATCGAGACCGTCGCCGCGCGACGCGAGGAATTCGATCGCCTGTCGCACGTGCCGCGCGACGTGATCGCGCTGTTCAAGCAGGCCGGCATCTATCGCGCGGGCACGCCGCGCCGCTTCGGCGGCGATGCGCTCGCGCCGACCGCATTCCTCGACATGATCGAACGGATCGCGACCGCCGACGGTTCGGCCGCGTGGGTCGCGAGCTTCGGTTCCGCGAACGTCTATCTCGCCGCGCTGCCGCTCGAGACCCAGGCCGAGCTGTACGCGAGCGGCCCCGACCAGGTGTTCGCGGGCGGCCTGTTCCCGGTGCAGCCAGCGCAGCCCGCGCCGGGCGGCTGGCGCGTGAACGGCACGTGGAAATTCGCGAGCGGCTGCAAGGGCGCCGACTGGCTCGGCGTCGGCATCGCCGTGCCGGGCGCGCAGGACGCCGTGCCGAACAAGCCGCGCACGGCCGTGTTTCGCGCCGCCGACGTCGAGATCGTCGAGAACTGGAGCGTGGTCGGCATGCAGGGCACCGGCAGCCACGACCTGCGCATCGACGACCGCTTCGTGCCAGAAGCGTGGACCTTCGTGCGCGGCGGCGAGCCGACCGTCGACGAGCCGCTGTACCGCTATCCGACCGTCGCATATGCAGCGCAGGTGCTGGCCGTCGTCAATCTCGGCCTCGCGCGCGCGGCGCTCGACGTCGTGAACCGGATGTCGGGCGGGCGCCAGACGACGACCGGCGCGCCGCGCCTCGCCGATCGCGCGTATTTCCGCATCGAGCTCGCGAAGGCCGAGGCGCAGCTGCGCTCGGCGCGCGCGTTCTTCTACGACGCGACCGACACGGTCTGGCAATCGATCCTCGCGGGCAACCCGGTGACGCCCGACCAGGTCAGCCTGCTGCGGCTCGCGGCGACGCAGATCGCGCGCGAAGGCGCGAGCGTCGTCGAACGCGCGTACCGCCTCGGCGGCACGGCGGCGATCTACCGGTCGCATCCGCTGCAGCGGCTGCTGCGCGACGCAATGGTCGTCACGCAGCACGCGTTTCTCGCCGAAGGCAACTTCGACGGCGCCGGCGCGGTGATTACCGGCGTCACGCCGTTTCCTGGCTATCTGTAA
- a CDS encoding nuclear transport factor 2 family protein, which translates to MTDLSPGLIETLAQRVAALDAERAVRATITRYMALCDVPEDAGDGSPLADLFTTDAVWEGIGPQYARKFGRVEGTVEIVAMLNRYLPPDPHFSANLHFLTSESIEVGAGNATARGRWIMLQASRYADGTAELIAARLTVDFAPAAEGSAWLIRHFRTERVLDGPWPFAAAPRS; encoded by the coding sequence ATGACCGACCTGTCACCCGGCCTGATCGAAACGCTCGCGCAGCGCGTGGCGGCGCTCGACGCCGAGCGCGCGGTGCGCGCGACGATCACGCGCTACATGGCGCTGTGCGACGTGCCCGAGGATGCCGGCGACGGCTCGCCGCTCGCCGACTTGTTCACGACCGACGCCGTGTGGGAAGGCATCGGCCCGCAGTACGCGCGCAAGTTCGGCCGCGTCGAAGGCACGGTCGAGATCGTTGCGATGCTGAACCGCTATCTGCCGCCCGATCCGCACTTCTCGGCGAACCTGCACTTCCTGACGTCGGAATCGATCGAGGTCGGCGCCGGCAACGCGACCGCGCGCGGCCGCTGGATCATGCTGCAGGCGTCGCGCTACGCAGACGGCACGGCCGAACTGATCGCCGCGCGACTGACCGTCGACTTCGCACCGGCCGCCGAAGGCTCGGCCTGGCTGATCCGCCATTTCCGCACCGAGCGCGTGCTCGACGGCCCGTGGCCGTTCGCCGCCGCGCCACGGTCCTGA
- a CDS encoding amidase, translating into MTGFIDTFTLGGPGPTIAIKDTIDIAGHPTRAASRALADAPPAAEHADVVRLLLDAGWQIAGKANMHELAFGMTGINDYTGTPVNPQDASRIPGGSSSGSASLVGLGAVDAALGTDTGGSIRGPAACCGVVGLKPTFGRVSRRGVAPVDTTLDCVGPFARDVRTLAAAMAAIAPGFDRACAAASSADCTVAQITINADPAIKAALDAAVRASGLRSHAIVLDGMPAAFAAGLAVINAETSRAFGHLVATAKLGADLDARLRTAATTTPVALAEAEAVRARFTAQVDAALEHADVLVLPTLPALPITLQQARDGVSVIAMSSLIRPFNLSGHPALSMPLPLAGSPLKAGLQIVGRKGADEQVCAIAAHFEAALAA; encoded by the coding sequence ATGACAGGCTTCATCGACACCTTCACGCTCGGCGGCCCGGGCCCGACGATCGCGATCAAGGACACGATCGACATCGCCGGCCATCCGACCCGCGCGGCAAGCCGCGCGCTCGCCGATGCGCCGCCCGCAGCAGAACACGCGGACGTGGTCCGCCTGCTGCTCGACGCGGGCTGGCAGATCGCCGGCAAGGCGAACATGCACGAACTCGCGTTCGGCATGACCGGCATCAACGACTACACGGGCACGCCCGTCAATCCGCAGGACGCATCGCGCATTCCGGGCGGCTCGTCGAGCGGTTCCGCATCGCTCGTCGGGCTCGGCGCGGTCGATGCGGCGCTCGGCACCGACACGGGCGGCTCGATTCGCGGGCCGGCCGCGTGCTGCGGCGTGGTCGGGCTGAAGCCGACGTTCGGCCGCGTGTCGCGGCGCGGCGTGGCACCCGTCGACACCACGCTCGATTGCGTCGGGCCGTTCGCGCGCGACGTACGCACACTGGCCGCGGCGATGGCCGCAATCGCGCCGGGCTTCGATCGTGCGTGTGCAGCAGCATCGTCCGCAGACTGCACGGTTGCGCAAATCACCATCAATGCCGACCCGGCGATCAAAGCTGCGCTCGATGCGGCGGTACGCGCATCGGGCCTGCGCTCGCACGCGATCGTGCTCGACGGGATGCCGGCCGCGTTCGCCGCGGGGCTCGCGGTGATCAACGCGGAAACGTCGCGCGCGTTCGGCCATCTGGTCGCGACAGCCAAACTCGGCGCCGATCTCGATGCGCGGCTGCGCACGGCCGCGACGACGACGCCTGTGGCGCTCGCCGAAGCCGAAGCCGTCCGCGCGCGCTTCACCGCGCAGGTCGACGCCGCGCTCGAACACGCGGACGTGCTGGTCCTGCCGACGCTGCCCGCGCTGCCGATCACGCTGCAGCAAGCACGCGACGGCGTATCGGTCATTGCGATGTCGTCGCTGATCCGGCCGTTCAACCTGAGCGGCCATCCGGCGCTCAGCATGCCGCTGCCGCTGGCCGGTTCGCCGCTGAAGGCCGGCTTGCAGATCGTCGGACGCAAGGGCGCGGACGAACAGGTATGCGCGATCGCGGCACACTTCGAAGCGGCACTCGCCGCATGA
- a CDS encoding SDR family NAD(P)-dependent oxidoreductase, which produces MSDRVVLVTGAARGLGAVIAERFHAAGYRVALADIAADAIHAHARELDPSGERAIALPLDVTSKRDFETARDALVARWGAIDVLVNNAGASKVVPAMEITAEQFDQVIDVNLRSVLFGCQVFGQYFATRGAGRIVNIASLAGQNGGSATGAHYAAAKGGTLTLTKVFARDLAAHGVTVNAISPGPLDLPIVHESVAPEKLRQVLASLPGGKLGSAGFVADAAVLLASGDAHFANGACWDINGGLYMR; this is translated from the coding sequence ATGTCAGATCGAGTCGTCCTAGTCACCGGCGCCGCGCGCGGGCTCGGCGCCGTCATCGCCGAACGCTTTCATGCAGCCGGCTACCGCGTCGCACTGGCCGATATCGCCGCCGACGCGATTCATGCACACGCACGCGAACTCGACCCGAGCGGCGAACGCGCGATCGCATTGCCTCTCGATGTCACGTCGAAGCGCGATTTCGAAACCGCGCGCGATGCACTCGTCGCACGCTGGGGCGCGATCGACGTGCTCGTCAACAACGCGGGCGCATCGAAGGTCGTGCCGGCGATGGAGATCACGGCCGAGCAGTTCGACCAGGTGATCGACGTGAACCTGCGCAGCGTGCTGTTCGGCTGCCAGGTGTTCGGCCAGTACTTCGCGACGCGCGGCGCGGGCCGCATCGTCAACATCGCATCGCTCGCCGGGCAGAACGGCGGCTCGGCGACGGGCGCGCACTACGCGGCCGCGAAAGGCGGCACGCTGACGCTGACCAAGGTGTTCGCGCGCGATCTCGCAGCGCACGGCGTGACCGTCAACGCGATCTCGCCGGGCCCGCTCGATCTGCCGATCGTGCATGAAAGCGTCGCGCCGGAAAAACTGCGTCAGGTGCTCGCGAGCCTGCCGGGCGGCAAGCTCGGGTCGGCCGGCTTCGTTGCGGACGCAGCCGTGCTGCTCGCGTCGGGCGACGCGCATTTCGCGAACGGCGCGTGCTGGGATATCAACGGCGGGTTGTACATGCGCTGA